In Desulfovibrio sp. TomC, the sequence AGTCCTGCCGCCGCCCTGGTGTTCATGATGCACCAGGGAAGACAGCAGTTTCAGGATCGAATGATTCGTCGCCGGATCAAGCGCCCTTCACAACCGAACAGACGGTTTGCCCGTATTCGGCTATAGCAAGAGATGTTTTTGCTCTTATTGAATTACTTAGTCGACCATGATTTTAAGTTTTCACTAACAGTCATGCCTTGAACAATCGCGGTCGCGTAAATTTCCTTTTAACCATCAAATAATTTACAAATACTACATCTCTTGCCGTATCCCTTACAGATACGCAGCCATCCTCCTTAAAAACTAGCGACTCCAACGCTTTTGCCATAAGGCATTTAAAGAGGACTTCCCTTGGTCTCAAGTCAGGTCTTTCAAAACCGTCCCGAACCTAATCACACATATGACCAGAAGGCATTATACCTATCTATATCTTCAGAACTGAATGTAATCAGTAAACTTCAGTTTGTCATGAACTTCGTTCATCATATGCGCCACCGTGGTTTCTTCATGAAAATCATGAATACGGGCCAGTCTTTCGGTCTCAATCCCTTTCACAACTGAATCGCTTCATATTGCTTAGATAACTCTCAAGAATTCCTGTTCGATGGAGCCGACAGGTAATTTTGAACCTTGAGTCATTTTTATTTCTTGACCGCGAAAGATTCTTAGGTTGAATCTCTCGTTTGCACTTTCAGCAACACTTGACCGACAACTTAATGCAAGGCACCCATGACACTTTAACTACGCTTAATATTTGTTAAATTATTTGAATACGGTAAAAATCAATTCAGCTTGCGCATAATGTTTTTATCAAGACTTGATTGCTGGTTATTTCTTAAAATCGTCCAGATCGTCTATTATATCCAATAATATAGTCTTTTATTTCTGTCTGTAGAAAGAGAATGTTGCCGAACTTGTCTTAGAATGACACCCTATGGCTGTGAATCAATCAATAAATATGTATAACTTTTATACGAAGCACTCAAGATAAGGGGCTATCACTTTTCATGTTTTGAAACTTGGAGGTAGTCCATAAAGACGCCATCCTTATTCGTTGTAGAATCAAATTTCAATGAACCGGTAGCAGTTTGGTATATCAGTTTTTCTCAAGAAAAAATTATTATTTTAAAAATATATATTATATTTACCTATTATAAAATGATTAGAATAATTTTAATAATATTATCTAATTCTAATACTTAAAGAACATGATCGTATTTTATAAATCTAAATATACATTCATAACACAATTCGTATGTTGTTAGACTACGACTGAGATTTTTTGCTATCGATATAACTATTAATAAAATCTCGTCTCGACCTAATAGTATTAATACTTTTACCGCTATTCTTGGAAATATTTCTATCGCTCAATCTTTTGCCAGACGCCAACAATTTGTCGATTGTCCTTCGTAAGATATTATCAGTATTTTTTGCTTTTTCAGTATGCGTATGGCCAGTCCCCAGCATTTTACGCTCTTTAACTACCCTTTCTCTCTCTTCTTCGCTTAGCGAAGGGTCTATTGGGGCTAATCCCATGACGCCATAGTTTTTCATGTTTCTATTATAACGAGGATCGTCTTTGTGTTTCCAAAACCATTCAGTAACATACTTGGCACGTTCTTTAACTTCGTCATTGTCGAGAGGACCTCTATCAGGCCAGTGCTCCACAATCTTCGTAGAATTATAATTGTCCAAATAGAGCAATAGCGAATTAAAATGACTTGGTTCATCAATCTGCTTCCTGATGTTGGCATTAGACCACATTCTTGCAATATGAAATAGCTCTGGATTCCTTCCTTCGAATATACGATCCTTCAAATTTTCAAAATACTGTTTTTTAGTCGGCAGTGTTACAATGCTAGCTAAATCTTTCAACGTGTAGACGTTGTCATGCCAAGAAGTGTCCCAGACTCTAGAGAAAGGATTTTTGATGACGACATGTGTGAAGTCCTTATCCGCCTTTAACTTCTCAGTGTATGCGTATCTGATCGCATTGTAGTATTCAATAGGTCTTCTGCGAATCTTATTGTCGTTGCTACCGCAAGGCCAGTACACAGGGTCTTTCAATTCATATAAAATATGAGAGTGTCCATTCTGTGGATTGACGATCAGTATCGTTGGTTCTGGGAGGCCAACGGTACACCATGCGCTCGCGGAATCCTCATAGTCTAGATCGAAGCAAAGATAAGATCGCCGTGATCTTGGCAAAGCAAGGTAGACGCCTTCCCTGAAGGCCATAGCTGGATGCGATAATTTGTCACACTGTTTGTCATACCCCCATAAAATACTATTATCGAAGTGCATTTTAAATCTTTTTTGCGGCGAAGAGTCAGAATACTCATCCTCATCTTCTTCAAACTCTGGAATATCTTGCGCGGAATAACAGTACTTAATTTCTGTTCCTGCTAAATCTTCTTCGAGTGGCAGGGGTGTATTGTCTTGAATTGGCTCTTTCCGGCATAAATTCAGAACCCATTCTGGGGCAGGACTGATCGGAAGATTGTTTTTTATCGTATAGAATTTAAATGTCACAGGATGTATTGAGCCTGGAGCTACGACCTGGAATCCTAATCCTTGTACATCAAAGACAACGACACTCATGGATTGACCAGGGATGATTTCAACTTCTTTTTTCTCTTGACCCTTCCGATAAACAAATCCATCTGTCGGATATTGATAATAATAGTGATTCTTGCTGCTCCCCGTCTCAATGGTCAAAGTATTCTTGAAATCATCTGAAATATTGTTTTCAGAAAGATATTCTTCAAAATATTCAACATGATCAATGTCAAGGACAATGACGCCACTGGCAGGCCCACAAGCGACACCCGCATTGTTTCTTATGTAATCTAAGGCGTTGAATTCATCCTTTTCAATACAGGCCTTCGTCCAGCCCATTTTAATAGGGGCTTTTTCTTTCTTTTTTTGTTCTGGCAAAGCCCTAACTGGTATCAATGAGAATA encodes:
- a CDS encoding replication initiation protein encodes the protein MSFQDEENLAIPVRQLPNELVEKINSLTEFNELDRIDVFEELSKIFSLIPVRALPEQKKKEKAPIKMGWTKACIEKDEFNALDYIRNNAGVACGPASGVIVLDIDHVEYFEEYLSENNISDDFKNTLTIETGSSKNHYYYQYPTDGFVYRKGQEKKEVEIIPGQSMSVVVFDVQGLGFQVVAPGSIHPVTFKFYTIKNNLPISPAPEWVLNLCRKEPIQDNTPLPLEEDLAGTEIKYCYSAQDIPEFEEDEDEYSDSSPQKRFKMHFDNSILWGYDKQCDKLSHPAMAFREGVYLALPRSRRSYLCFDLDYEDSASAWCTVGLPEPTILIVNPQNGHSHILYELKDPVYWPCGSNDNKIRRRPIEYYNAIRYAYTEKLKADKDFTHVVIKNPFSRVWDTSWHDNVYTLKDLASIVTLPTKKQYFENLKDRIFEGRNPELFHIARMWSNANIRKQIDEPSHFNSLLLYLDNYNSTKIVEHWPDRGPLDNDEVKERAKYVTEWFWKHKDDPRYNRNMKNYGVMGLAPIDPSLSEEERERVVKERKMLGTGHTHTEKAKNTDNILRRTIDKLLASGKRLSDRNISKNSGKSINTIRSRRDFINSYIDSKKSQS